From the Clostridium sp. Marseille-P299 genome, the window CAAGTATTAATGCGAAAAGCCCCATATTTATAAATCGCTCTATATTAAACATAAATGATGCAATAAGATACTGAATAAACTTACCTCTACGCTTCCACAACAGCTCTTCCATGGAATTCCCACCCTATTTTCTTAGCTATTTTGTTAGCTATTCTATTTGTTTCCTACCTATTCTATTTGCTTCCTACGATTCTATTTTTTTCTACGATTCTATTTTTACTGCGATTCTATTTGTTTCCTATGCTTCTATTTGCTTACCATCAATAAAAGTATATAAAACTTTTGTAGAAGATTCTAAAATATCTCCATCTGCGATTACGATATCTGCATCTTTTCCAACTTCCAGGGAACCTACTCTATCTTCTATTCCAATATGTAATGCTGGATTTATTGTTATTGCTTGTAATGCATCAAATGCATCCATTCCAGACTTCACTGCAAGACCTGCACACAATGATAAATACTGTTGTGGTGTTACAGGGCTATCAGTAATAATGGATACCTTTAGGCCAGCCTTTGCTAAAATCCCTGGTGTTTCAAATGTTTTATTGCGAAGTTCATACTTTGTGGCATGCCCAAAAGATGGTCCTACTGCAACTGGCACATTCTCTTTTACAAGTTCATCTACAATTAAATGTCCTTCGGTACAATGTTCAATGGTAAGTTTTAGATTAAATTCTTTTGCAATTCGAATTGCTGTAAATATATCATCTGCACGATGAGCATGACATTTTAAAGGAATTTCACGATTCAATACTGGAAGAAGTGCTTCTAATTTCATATTAAACGCTGGTTTTTTAGTAATATCATCTCCAGCGGCTAACAGTTTTCCTTGATATTCTTTTGCTTGAAATAAAATCTCACGTAACTTTGCAGCTGTAGACATTCTAGAGCAATTGTTTTTATCCTTATAACATCTTTTTGGATTTTCACCAAATGCACACTTCATTGCTACCTGTTCTTTTATTATCATTTGGTCTACTCTCTTACCAGTCATCTTAATCGCTGTAAATGTACCACCAACTACATTTGAGCTTCCTGGACCAGTGGAAACGGTTGTTACACCGCCAAGTGCTGCTTGATGAAGCGTCTCATCCAAAGGATTAATTCCATCAATGGCTCTTAGATGTGGTGTTAAGATATCATTGTATTCATTGTAATCCTGGCCTTCAAAACCAATACCATACCCATCAAGTCCAATGTGACCATGTGCTTCAACTAAACCTGGATAAACATTTAAACCTTCTGCATTAACCACATTAACTTCATCTTTCACCAAAATATCTTTTTCTATTTTGATGATTTTCCCATCCTCTGCTAAGATATCTGCAACGTATGCTTCTTTATGTATAGCGTCATGTATTTGACCACCCTTAATTAATAGTTTCATAATTTTCCTCCAATTGTAATAATATTAAATTAAATCAATGATTCCAGTGTAAGAAAGTATTTTTAAATTTCCCAAAATGAAACGCCTCTTATATGAGAATTCTTTAAGGACTTTAATACTTGTACACCTAGAATTATATTGAAAATATTGCCAATATACAAGTGATATTTTTTATTATGAATTTATAAACATGCATTTACTCGTATTAGATTTTTAAATTATTTATTTTTTTCTTTTAAATTTTTAATTTGGTAATTGGGAACGTATATTCCATATGATAATTTGAAAAATATATTCCAAGCTGTAAGAAAAGAAGTTGAATTTACCTTTTCAATTCACTATTTCAGATGTTAACGTTGGTTTTTTCCCTTAAGATTGACAAATACCATAAAGCTTACTATAATTGATTATGTATACGCTTTCTTAATACGTAACGTAAAGGAAAGTAAAAATAATAACATTTATAGGAGATGATAATTTGGACCCCAGTGTCGCCACGCAATTAGTTATTTTAGTTATTTTATTAGTGTTATCTGCTTTTTTCTCATCTGCAGAAACCTCCCTCACAACCATCAATAAGCTTCGTATTCGAAGTTTAGTGGATGAGAATGTTCGAGGAGCAAAAACTGTTAGTATTATTATTGAGGATCCCTCAAAGATGCTAAGTGCCATTTTAATTGGTAATAATATCGTTAATCTATCCGCTTCCGCACTTACTACTGCACTTGCCATTAAATTATGGGGCAATACATTTGCAGGTATTGCAACCGGTGTTTTAACTATTATTATTCTTATCTTTGGTGAGATTACCCCAAAAACAATTGCAACCATTCATGCAGAAAAGCTTGCTCTTGCTTATGCACCAATTATTTATTTTTTAATTCAGTTGTTAACTCCAGTTGTATTTTTGATTAATAAACTGTCCTTAGTACTATTACTCATTATGAGAGTAGATCCAAACAAGAGAAATACAATCATAACGGAGAATGAATTAAGACAATTTGTAGATGTTAGTCATCAAGAAGGTGTAATTGAAAGCGAAGAGCGAAAAATGATAACCAACGTGGTTGATTTTGGAGATTCACTTGCAAAAGAAGTAATGGTACCACGTATTGACATGTCATTTGCAAATACAGAGATGTCATACAGCGAATTAATTGAAGCCTTTCGAGCTGATAAATATTCCAGAATGCCAGTTTATGCAGAAACACGTGATAATATTATTGGTATCATAAACTTGAAGGACGTATTTTTCTTTCGTGGAGATGAATCCGATTTCAATATAAAAGACTTTTTACGTGAACCATTTTTCACTTACGAATATAAGAAGACCTCTGAATTGCTACATGAAATGAAACGTGATTCCATACCAATGGCTATTGTACTTGACGAGTATGGTGCAACCGCTGGTCTTATTACACTTGAAGACCTCTTAGAGGAAATCGTTGGTGAAATTCGTGATGAATATGATGGAGATGAGGTTGACTCTATTATTCCTCTTGGAAATAACGAATATCTTGCAGAAGGTGCTGCAAAACTTGAAGATATTAATGAAGAACTTGGCCTTTCACTGGAATCTGAGGACTATGATTCTATTGCAGGTCATATCATTCACTTACTTGATCATTTGCCAGCTGAGGGTGAACAGATTACTGAAAATCATGTAACCTTTACAGTACAGGCTGTTGATAAAAATAGAATAGATAAAGTTCATATTTTCGTTGACCGTGAATCACTTGATTCTGATGACGAAGAATAGACTATTAAATAAACAATAGGAATCACACCTTTGGAACTTTCTATTGTATAAATTAAAAATGCTGTCTGCAAAGTGCATTTCATAATATATGAAAGCAAATTGTTAGACAGCATTTTTCATGTGTAATAAAATATTTTCTTTCCCTTAAAGGCCTATCCTTTTATAAGTCAAAAATTCTTGTAGCAATTGAAAAATATACTAAAATGGAACAAGTATCTACGATTGTTGTAATTAATGGAGCCGCCATTAAGGCAGGATCTAATTTTAGTTTTTTTGCAGCCATAGGTAACATACAGCCCATTAACTTTGACATCCATACAGTTACCATAATCGTTAAACCTATTACAACTGCTAGTCTTAATTGATGATATTGAATCATGATACGGATTCCATTGGCGATTGCTAATGCTAATCCTACAACAAGTGCTACTAAAGTTTCTTTTGAAACTACTCGAAAGAAATCTTTAGCGCGAATTTCATCAATTGCAAGTCCACGAATAATTAAAGTAGCACTTTGTGAGCCACAGTTACCGCCAGTTCCCATAATCATCGGAATGAAAGATACCAGAATAGGAATGGCCGCAAAGGCATTTTCATACTTAGTAATTAGAAGCCCTGTAATGGTAGATGAAAGCATTAAAATTAATAGCCACATAATACGATTCTTCGCATGCTTAAAAACAGACGTATGAAAATACGTATCATCCGATGGATTCATCGCTGCCATCTTTTCAAAATCTTCCGTGTTTGCCTCTTGAATTACATCCACAGCATCATCGATCGTAATAATACCTACTAAGCGATCCTCTTGGTCAACAACTGGAAGTGCTAATAAGTCATACTTATCAAATTTTTTCGCAGCTTCTTCTTTATCTTCTAGTGTATTTACTTTAATTAAATTCGTATTCATGATATCGGCAATACAAGTAGACATATCCGCTAAAAGGAGCTCTTTTACTGTTACAATTCCTTCTAGATGTCTGCTTTTATCAAGTACATAACAAGTATATATGGTTTCTTTATTTACACCATATTTACGAATACGCTCAAAAGCATCTTCAACCGTCATAGAAGCTTTTAAATCAACGAATTCAATGGTCATTACACTTCCAGCGCTATCGGATGGATAATTTAAGAATTCATTAATTAATTGTCTTTGTGTTGGGTCAGCTTGACGTAAAATACGTTTTACAATAGTAGCTGGCATTTCACCAATTAAAGCAATCGTATCATCTAGGAACAGCTTACTAGTTACTTCCTTTAACTCTTTATCGGTCATTACATGAATTAGTCTCTCTTGTAATTCAGGCTCCATAAATGAAAATGTCTCTACTGCAGCATCTTTATTCAATAAACGATATACCACAAGCATATCCTTATCTTCTATTTCTTCCAATATCTGTGCAATATCTGCACTATTTATAGTTTCAAGTAAATGCTTTAAATCATTATACTTTTTTTCTTCTAATAATTCTAAAATTTGAGTTTCCAAATCATTA encodes:
- a CDS encoding amidohydrolase, coding for MKLLIKGGQIHDAIHKEAYVADILAEDGKIIKIEKDILVKDEVNVVNAEGLNVYPGLVEAHGHIGLDGYGIGFEGQDYNEYNDILTPHLRAIDGINPLDETLHQAALGGVTTVSTGPGSSNVVGGTFTAIKMTGKRVDQMIIKEQVAMKCAFGENPKRCYKDKNNCSRMSTAAKLREILFQAKEYQGKLLAAGDDITKKPAFNMKLEALLPVLNREIPLKCHAHRADDIFTAIRIAKEFNLKLTIEHCTEGHLIVDELVKENVPVAVGPSFGHATKYELRNKTFETPGILAKAGLKVSIITDSPVTPQQYLSLCAGLAVKSGMDAFDALQAITINPALHIGIEDRVGSLEVGKDADIVIADGDILESSTKVLYTFIDGKQIEA
- a CDS encoding HlyC/CorC family transporter, with protein sequence MDPSVATQLVILVILLVLSAFFSSAETSLTTINKLRIRSLVDENVRGAKTVSIIIEDPSKMLSAILIGNNIVNLSASALTTALAIKLWGNTFAGIATGVLTIIILIFGEITPKTIATIHAEKLALAYAPIIYFLIQLLTPVVFLINKLSLVLLLIMRVDPNKRNTIITENELRQFVDVSHQEGVIESEERKMITNVVDFGDSLAKEVMVPRIDMSFANTEMSYSELIEAFRADKYSRMPVYAETRDNIIGIINLKDVFFFRGDESDFNIKDFLREPFFTYEYKKTSELLHEMKRDSIPMAIVLDEYGATAGLITLEDLLEEIVGEIRDEYDGDEVDSIIPLGNNEYLAEGAAKLEDINEELGLSLESEDYDSIAGHIIHLLDHLPAEGEQITENHVTFTVQAVDKNRIDKVHIFVDRESLDSDDEE
- the mgtE gene encoding magnesium transporter; its protein translation is METQILELLEEKKYNDLKHLLETINSADIAQILEEIEDKDMLVVYRLLNKDAAVETFSFMEPELQERLIHVMTDKELKEVTSKLFLDDTIALIGEMPATIVKRILRQADPTQRQLINEFLNYPSDSAGSVMTIEFVDLKASMTVEDAFERIRKYGVNKETIYTCYVLDKSRHLEGIVTVKELLLADMSTCIADIMNTNLIKVNTLEDKEEAAKKFDKYDLLALPVVDQEDRLVGIITIDDAVDVIQEANTEDFEKMAAMNPSDDTYFHTSVFKHAKNRIMWLLILMLSSTITGLLITKYENAFAAIPILVSFIPMIMGTGGNCGSQSATLIIRGLAIDEIRAKDFFRVVSKETLVALVVGLALAIANGIRIMIQYHQLRLAVVIGLTIMVTVWMSKLMGCMLPMAAKKLKLDPALMAAPLITTIVDTCSILVYFSIATRIFDL